From the Paenibacillus sp. FSL H8-0548 genome, one window contains:
- a CDS encoding ABC transporter permease subunit, whose translation MEAVPDIAIKPDTPRKASIRSFRKDIIRDKYLYLLLLPGLLLILLFRYAPMYGIIIAFQDYNIYNGIGGSEWVGFDQFKRLFQSPDFYEILRNTILISLYKLAASFTIPIILSLLLNELKVLAFKRMTQSVIYLPHFVSWVIFSGLMITFLNPVDGLINAVREWFGAAPIDFLGDTNYFRSLLVVSDIYKEVGWGTIIYLAAIAGVNTDLYEAARMDGANKAKQMWHVTLPSIRPVILILVILSLANILEAGFQQIYLLYSPLVYEVADIIDTYVYRVGIQDANYSYATAAGVFKSLVAMVLIVTVNKIVKKSGQEGLW comes from the coding sequence ATGGAGGCTGTACCAGACATTGCAATAAAACCCGATACTCCGCGAAAAGCCTCCATACGGTCCTTTCGGAAGGATATCATCCGAGATAAATATTTGTACCTGCTGCTGTTGCCAGGCTTGCTGCTGATCCTATTATTTCGGTATGCGCCTATGTACGGCATCATAATCGCGTTCCAGGACTACAACATTTATAACGGTATCGGAGGGAGCGAATGGGTTGGCTTCGATCAGTTCAAGCGCCTGTTTCAATCCCCGGATTTTTATGAAATTTTGCGCAATACGATCTTAATCAGCCTGTATAAGCTGGCGGCATCGTTCACGATTCCAATCATCCTGTCGCTGCTGCTGAATGAACTGAAGGTGTTAGCATTCAAGCGGATGACGCAGTCGGTTATTTATTTGCCGCATTTTGTATCCTGGGTTATTTTCTCGGGGCTGATGATTACGTTTCTGAACCCGGTAGATGGCTTGATTAACGCTGTAAGAGAATGGTTTGGCGCGGCGCCGATTGATTTTCTGGGAGATACGAATTATTTCCGGTCCCTTCTTGTCGTGAGCGATATTTACAAGGAGGTAGGCTGGGGGACCATTATCTATTTAGCTGCGATAGCTGGTGTGAATACGGATCTGTACGAAGCGGCGCGCATGGACGGTGCGAATAAAGCGAAGCAAATGTGGCATGTGACGCTGCCTTCGATCAGGCCGGTCATTCTCATTCTTGTTATCCTGAGCTTGGCGAATATATTGGAAGCGGGCTTTCAGCAAATTTATCTCCTGTATAGTCCGCTCGTCTACGAGGTCGCGGACATTATCGATACGTATGTGTACCGCGTGGGCATCCAGGATGCGAATTACAGCTACGCGACCGCAGCGGGCGTATTCAAATCATTAGTCGCGATGGTGTTAATTGTAACCGTCAACAAAATCGTGAAAAAAAGCGGTCAGGAGGGGCTGTGGTAA
- a CDS encoding carbohydrate ABC transporter permease, translated as MGLSTGEKIFSGLNYLFFIILMVIMIYPFWYMVMGSLSDPVHIAKGGFFLVPAGFSFSAYQAVLQNVSILSGFKVTVISTIGGTVIGTFFTATTAYAISKKRLRGKLFFSFLILFTMLFSGGLVPSYLLVKELRMIDSYWALILPSAMGAWNIFVMQSFFSGIPEELEEAAKMDGANDLTVFFRIVLPLSNAVLATIGLFIAVWYWNDFFSSVIYMTDKGMWQLQMVLKDLISNTSAAIQQAGISISYQSEVNEFTVKMASIIVSSLPILLVYPFLQKHFVKGALIGSVKG; from the coding sequence ATGGGATTGTCCACAGGTGAGAAAATATTTTCCGGCCTTAATTATTTATTTTTTATCATTTTGATGGTGATCATGATTTATCCGTTCTGGTACATGGTGATGGGATCGCTCAGCGATCCTGTCCATATTGCAAAAGGTGGTTTTTTTCTTGTGCCGGCGGGCTTTTCCTTCTCGGCCTACCAAGCGGTTTTGCAGAACGTATCCATACTGTCTGGATTTAAGGTAACGGTCATTTCCACGATCGGCGGGACGGTTATTGGGACGTTCTTCACGGCCACCACCGCTTATGCAATTTCGAAAAAAAGATTACGGGGCAAGCTGTTTTTCTCCTTCCTCATTCTTTTTACGATGCTCTTCAGCGGGGGGCTTGTACCGTCTTATTTGCTCGTGAAGGAGCTGCGTATGATCGACTCATACTGGGCGTTAATATTGCCGAGCGCGATGGGGGCATGGAATATTTTCGTGATGCAGAGCTTTTTCAGCGGCATTCCCGAGGAGCTGGAGGAGGCTGCCAAGATGGACGGGGCGAACGACTTGACCGTATTTTTCCGAATCGTACTGCCGCTCTCGAACGCGGTGCTGGCAACGATAGGCCTATTCATCGCCGTATGGTATTGGAATGATTTCTTCTCCTCCGTTATCTATATGACGGACAAGGGGATGTGGCAGCTGCAGATGGTGCTTAAGGATCTCATCAGCAATACGTCAGCGGCGATCCAGCAAGCGGGCATATCGATCAGCTATCAGAGCGAAGTGAATGAATTTACGGTCAAAATGGCTTCGATCATCGTATCGAGCTTGCCGATTCTGCTCGTATACCCCTTTCTGCAAAAGCATTTCGTGAAGGGTGCGCTGATTGGTTCAGTGAAAGGCTGA